In Myxococcota bacterium, the sequence ATGATGTCGATGCCCGCCTGCTGCTCCGGGTTCGCACCCTTGAGCGTCTCGAGCACCTTCTTGGCGCGGATCAGCGCCACGCCGCCGCCGGGCACGATGCCCTCTTCGACGGCTGCGCGGGTGGCGTGGAGCGCGTCCTCGACGCGCGCCTTCTTCTCCTTCATCTCGCTCTCGGTCGCGGCGCCGACCTTCACGACCGCCACGCCGCCGGCCAGCTTGGCGAGTCTCTCCTGGAGTTTCTCGCGGTCGTAGTCCGACTTCGTCTCCTCGATCTGCTTGCGCAGCTCGTTGCAGCGGGCCTCGATGTCCTTCTTCTTGCCCGCGCCGGAGATGATCGTGGTGTTGTCCTTGTCCATCGTGACTCGCCCTGCCTTGCCCAGGTCGTTCAGAGTCACGTTCTCGAGCTTGATGCCGAGCTCCTCGGCGATCACCTGGCCGCCGGTGAGGATCGCCATGTCTTCGAGCATCGCCTTGCGGCGGTCACCGAAGCCCGGCGCCTTCACCGCCGCGACCTGCAGCGTGCCGCGGATCTTGTTC encodes:
- the groEL gene encoding chaperonin GroEL, whose translation is PLLLLHEKKISNMKDLLPLLEQVARGGKPLVIVAEEVEGEALATLVVNKIRGTLQVAAVKAPGFGDRRKAMLEDMAILTGGQVIAEELGIKLENVTLNDLGKAGRVTMDKDNTTIISGAGKKKDIEARCNELRKQIEETKSDYDREKLQERLAKLAGGVAVVKVGAATESEMKEKKARVEDALHATRAAVEEGIVPGGGVALIRAKKVLETLKGANPEQQAGIDIIRRAVEEPIRMIAQNAGQEGSVVVDKVANGKGAYGFNAATDTYGDLVKDGVIDPTKVVRSALQNAASVAGLLLTTHAMIADKPKDEEDKHAGHSH